GAACTCACAACAACACAACGAGCGAATCAGGTACCCCGAGCAACACCTGATGTAACCAAGACCCCATCCCTAGGCACACACCAATCCCCCTCCCTCGAGGGGGATTGGTGTGTTGATGGGTCCAATCCACACCGTGGCTACATGCCGATCCCGGCGAAGGAGAGGCCAGCAAGGATGAGGATGATGAGGCCAGCCAGTGTGTAGAGCACGCGCTGCGAGAGGTGTTGGGTGAAGCGGGTGAGGGCGATGGCCGCCGTGAGCGAGATCCCCATCCCGAGCGTGGCGGCGAGCCCGACAAAGATCGGGGACCCAGTCGCTAGGGCAAAGCCTGCGGTCGTGGCCTGGGTGACGTCGCCAAGCTCGGCGAGGAAGAAAATCAGGAAGATCTTGGGCCAACTCGTCGTGCGTTGGTCAGGTTTGGCGTCCTCGTCCTCGGTGCGGAAGGCTTTGATGAGCAACAGGACCCCGATCACCGTCAACACGATGCCGACCACCACGTGAATCAGCGTCCCGCGCAGGATCAGTCGAATCGAGTTGGCGATGAACGCGACGAGAAAGGCCTCGATCCCGACTGCTGCGATGGCTGCTGACAAGGTGATAACGGGCCCATTACGTCGGCTGATCAGTACGGCGGCAACCATCGATTTGTCGGTGAGCTCGGCGGCGAGCGTGATGCCGAGGATGACGAGGAATTCGGTGATCGTCATGGCTGACAATCACCGAGGGGGTCGTTGTTGTACGGGGATGCATCGAGTACGGTCACAACTAAGAGCGTTGGTAAGCCGTCGGTCTTCTGACTTGATGGATGCATGCGCTGCGCTCATCCTCCCTCTTTGGCCTCAGTGACTGATCAAAGGGTCTTGATAACGATCGACTGCTGGGCAAATGGCTCTGTGTGGCAGCGATGCTGATACGGTCATCAGCGTAGTGTGAGACCAGCGAGCTGTAGACACTCTGGGCTAGTGCCGCTATCGCCACGTGATTTCATCTTGACCCGATTTGTCCTTTGAAACTGGTCGTTGGCCTGAGGTAGCCAGAGGTATTGGTCAGATGTGCGCTTGGGTGATGCGTTCAGGAGGTCACGTCCCGTGGGCCAGTGGTTACTCATGACGTCGGACACAAACGGCTTGGTCATGCCGCAGCCAGGGGCGTCGCTGGGCGGTTGATGAATTGACCTTGGGGAGGTTGGCCTCGAGCACTTTTGTTGCAACAATGAGGAGGCCTGACCTTTGCGATCGGGGTGCGATGAGCGTCGGCCCGCTATCGTTTGCGACCCAATGCTGGCGCACGTTGTGTTCAAAGAGGGCTCAGCAAGCCGTCATGGGATATGCCTTCAGTGAGATCGGCGTTTACGCAGAGAACTAACATCGGCGAGCTGGGACTGACTGGCCTGAGGTCACTCGATGGCCTGCTCAGTCAATGGATCGTCGGCAAAGCACGCTCCGTGGTTGGGTCGACACTGTCGTGGTTGGGCGCGAACGTAGTAGAGCTTAAGCGTGGTTGCGTTACTACGGTGGTGGGCGAGGGGGGACTTGAACCCCCACGAGGTTGCCCTCACAGGAACCTGAATCCTGCGCGTCTACCAATTCCGCCACTCGCCCGGAGCTCTCATCCTATCGTGGATACGAGCCATCTGCTATACTCCTTGAGTTATCCCGGTGAAAAGAAGGCTGGTTTCATCGATTCCTGGTTATAGTGCTAGTGGAGTGGGTCTCGAATCGTTCGAACGTAAGATCGCGGCTGTGGTGGAGTCAATCTTTGCCAAGGGAAGTCCGCGGGGAATTGAACCAGCTGAGCTGGGTCGTAGACTCGTGCGCGAGATCGAACGATCCAGTCGTGTCGGCGTGCGATCAAGCGTCGCCCCCAACGTCCTTACTGTTGGGTTATCCGTCGAGGACTTACGCGAGTTGAGTCCCCTACGCAATCGGGTGGAGAGCGAGCTGCGCGTGCTGGCCCAAGAGACCGTCGAGGGGGGTGACTACGAACTCCTTGGGCCGATCGATCTCCAGCTGATCGAAGACCCTGAGCTCAAGTCCGGGACGTTCTACATCGATTGCACATTTCGTGAGGAGCGTGGCTTTGGTGATCGGTGGGCGGTCGTGATGCCCGATGGCACGCCGGTCAAGCTCACGATCGGAACGCATGTCATCGGAAGGCTTGCGGGATCAGATATTTTTGTCGATGATCCTAGGGTCTCACGACGGCAGGCAGAAATTGTGGTCGACGAGGGCAGCATTACCGTCTTCGATTTAGGGTCTACGAACGGCACTTTTGTCAATGGCGCAAAGATTTCGAGGCCGACGGAGTTGAACCAAGGTGATGTCGTGACGGTCGGGACGACGGATCTCTCGGTACGCAAGGGTTAATCGATGCCGCTTCTGTTATTGAGCGCGTTAAAGTACGTGCTGATCGCCCTCATCTGGTTGTTTTTTCTCTTTGCCATGCGTGCGGTATGGCGAGAGACGAGGCGTCAGGCACGGACCACCGTCGCAACAAACCTCGTGTCCGTACCCATGAATGAACCAGTTTCCAAGCCCGTGAGTGTCGGCACCCATACCGATAAAACCTCAGGTAAGCTCCTCGTTTTAGAGGGGCCCTATGCCGGCCGTTCGTTCGTCTTCGAGACCCCGTCGGTGGTTGGACGCGACAAGGCGTGTTCGATCGCATTGGCTGAGGATAGTTTTGTGTCCCAACGTCATGCAGAGATTTATCTCGATCGTCGGCACTTGGTCGTTGCTGACCTGGGTTCAAGGAACGGAACGTTCGTCAACGGCGACTTGCTCGAAGCTCCGATGCGAGTCACGAAGGGCGATGTGATCCAGCTCGGCAAAACGGCGATGAAGGTCGTTGCCAAGTGAACGTGACCTACGCTGCGGCGACCGATACCGGCAGGGTACGTGCCCAGAATCAGGATCGTTTGTTTGCGGATGGCTCCGTCTTCATCGTTGCTGATGGCATGGGCGGCCATGCTGGCGGTAACGTTGCCGCTGAGGTAGCCGTTTCTGAGACGGTGGCTTCATTGAAGGCTGGGGACCACCCAGAGGTAGCAATCGATAACGCGAACCGATCGATCCTCGATCGCGCCCAACATGAGGTAGCGCTCGAGGGTATGGGCACGACGTTGACGATGGCGTTGGTCAATGCCGAGGAGTCGCGGGCGGACATCTTCAATGTGGGGGATTCTCGTGCCTACCTGCTACGCGATGGTGAACTCACCCAACTTACGAACGACCATACGTTTGTCCAGGAGTTGGTGGATGCTGGCTCGATCACCCGCGAGCAGGCGATGACCCATCGGGCTCGACACGTGCTGACGAGGGTGCTCGGCGTTGCCCTCGATGTCTCGCCTGACCACTTTCAGGTGCCGTTACAAGCTGGCGACGTCGTGCTTTTGTGTTCGGATGGCCTGATCAACGAGGTTTCCAACGATGAGATCGCTCGTGTGCTTGCAACCCAGAACCCCGAGGAAGCTGTCGACGCCCTCATACGCTCTGCCAATCAGCATGGAGGAAACGACAATATCACGGTCGTTGTCGTCAAGATCGATACACCCGGGCGTGGAGCAGTGCGATTAGAGGAACATTACCAAGAGCCGATGGAGGCTCCCCAGGTGGTTCCGGTCGGGGAACGAGCACTCAAGACCAACCGGATTCCATCACCGTTGCCAAACAGCATGACCCAACGTTCGGCGATCTCTCGTCCGCTGGTGAGAGCCGCGCTATTCCTCATCCTGCTGATTGTGTTTGCAGGTGTCGTCGTGTTTGCCATCGATCTCTATGTCCAGCACTCCTACTTTGTAACAGCATTGGATAATCGCGTTGCGATCTATCAGGGTCGGCAAGGAGGCGTGCTATGGTTCAGTCCCCATGTCGTCGACCTCACCAACATTCGTCTTGATCGGCTTGCCGAGGGCGTTCGGTCACAGATCCTTCACGGCATCAGCGAGGGGTCTCTCTCACAGGCAAAGCAGTTCGTGCATAATGCGACCCAACAGTTCTCATCCACCACCATCGCCTATGGAGGTGCGCTATGAGACGCAGGATTACCTTTGTCGGGGCTCTTTTCCTCTTGATCTTTGCGATCCTTTTCCTCCAGCTCAACGACCTTCAAATCGTGAAGGCCAGTAGCCTCTCTGATGCACCTGGCAATTATTCAGCCATCATCAAAGCATTTTCAACGCCCCGAGGGGAGATCCTCACGGCTAATGGCCAGGTGATGGCGATGTCGGTTCCATCGAGTTCGCAATACAAATACCAGCGTGTCTATCCCCATGGGTCTCTGTACTCGGATGTAACCGGTTACTATTCACTGATTTATGGAACCTCTGGCCTCGAGTACGAGTACAACCAATATCTTGAGGGCAAAGTCGCAACACCAAGCTCATTTTCGCAACTGCTCTCGAAAAGTTATACGACGGATTCGCTGGTAACGACTATCGACTCGAACCTGCAAGCGACTGCTTACAAGGCCCTCGGTGCGCTCAAGGGCGCGGTGGTTGCGCTCAATCCGAAGACGGGAGCAGTCCTCGCTATGGCGTCGAACCCGACGTACAATCCGGCGCCCCTCGCCTCCCCAAGTGGCACGGTGGAGGAGGATGCTTGGAAGAGTTACAACGCGAACCCTGAGCAGCCGCTCTTGAACCGGGCAATCTCACGGGCCTATCCTCCTGGATCAACCTTCAAGATCGTGACAACCTCTGCGATCTTCGATCACGATCCGAAGTTAGCGAGGGTTAACTTCCCACCCGTGGCCACGATCGCGCTTCCCGAAACGACCCATCACCTGCATAACTACGCTTACGAAGTGTGCGGTGGGGAGTTGCCCGCGTTGTTGGCAGTCTCCTGTGACACCGGCTTTGCCCAGATTGGATTGC
This sequence is a window from Ferrimicrobium sp.. Protein-coding genes within it:
- a CDS encoding TMEM165/GDT1 family protein, encoding MTITEFLVILGITLAAELTDKSMVAAVLISRRNGPVITLSAAIAAVGIEAFLVAFIANSIRLILRGTLIHVVVGIVLTVIGVLLLIKAFRTEDEDAKPDQRTTSWPKIFLIFFLAELGDVTQATTAGFALATGSPIFVGLAATLGMGISLTAAIALTRFTQHLSQRVLYTLAGLIILILAGLSFAGIGM
- a CDS encoding FHA domain-containing protein — protein: MESIFAKGSPRGIEPAELGRRLVREIERSSRVGVRSSVAPNVLTVGLSVEDLRELSPLRNRVESELRVLAQETVEGGDYELLGPIDLQLIEDPELKSGTFYIDCTFREERGFGDRWAVVMPDGTPVKLTIGTHVIGRLAGSDIFVDDPRVSRRQAEIVVDEGSITVFDLGSTNGTFVNGAKISRPTELNQGDVVTVGTTDLSVRKG
- a CDS encoding FHA domain-containing protein — translated: MPLLLLSALKYVLIALIWLFFLFAMRAVWRETRRQARTTVATNLVSVPMNEPVSKPVSVGTHTDKTSGKLLVLEGPYAGRSFVFETPSVVGRDKACSIALAEDSFVSQRHAEIYLDRRHLVVADLGSRNGTFVNGDLLEAPMRVTKGDVIQLGKTAMKVVAK
- a CDS encoding Stp1/IreP family PP2C-type Ser/Thr phosphatase, with protein sequence MNVTYAAATDTGRVRAQNQDRLFADGSVFIVADGMGGHAGGNVAAEVAVSETVASLKAGDHPEVAIDNANRSILDRAQHEVALEGMGTTLTMALVNAEESRADIFNVGDSRAYLLRDGELTQLTNDHTFVQELVDAGSITREQAMTHRARHVLTRVLGVALDVSPDHFQVPLQAGDVVLLCSDGLINEVSNDEIARVLATQNPEEAVDALIRSANQHGGNDNITVVVVKIDTPGRGAVRLEEHYQEPMEAPQVVPVGERALKTNRIPSPLPNSMTQRSAISRPLVRAALFLILLIVFAGVVVFAIDLYVQHSYFVTALDNRVAIYQGRQGGVLWFSPHVVDLTNIRLDRLAEGVRSQILHGISEGSLSQAKQFVHNATQQFSSTTIAYGGAL
- a CDS encoding penicillin-binding protein 2: MRRRITFVGALFLLIFAILFLQLNDLQIVKASSLSDAPGNYSAIIKAFSTPRGEILTANGQVMAMSVPSSSQYKYQRVYPHGSLYSDVTGYYSLIYGTSGLEYEYNQYLEGKVATPSSFSQLLSKSYTTDSLVTTIDSNLQATAYKALGALKGAVVALNPKTGAVLAMASNPTYNPAPLASPSGTVEEDAWKSYNANPEQPLLNRAISRAYPPGSTFKIVTTSAIFDHDPKLARVNFPPVATIALPETTHHLHNYAYEVCGGELPALLAVSCDTGFAQIGLRLGASNLHSEAENFGFNQVPPIDLPGAAASTFPPTSFFSQNLPQLAFSAIGQGDDQATALQMALVGAGIANDGSIMAPHLLSRIISSQDSTVLSYQPKVWKVATSPSTAAKVAQLMVGVVKNGTATGIALPGIEIAAKTGTAQTTLTRHSNIVGQSDNWMVAFAPVQDPKIAIAVVVPKQAGLSANPTGAQYAGPVVKAMIAAALGVKP